One Psychromonas sp. psych-6C06 DNA window includes the following coding sequences:
- the holA gene encoding DNA polymerase III subunit delta, with translation MRIYPEQLKQHIKQQLPRCILLFGDEPLLTLEAEDLIKQVAKSQGYLETFSFSLDGNFDKDSIYSHLQSLSLFSEKKILSLTLSKTSKESTAFLREIAPLLNDDILLLLQGPKLNNQQLNGAWFKGLEQQGVFVVTNAPLPQHFPQWIYQRLKSLALNANKEVIDFLCVHFEGNLLAAKQEFEKLALLYPKQTLNLHQVEQSITTHNHFSIFQWLDSLLEGDKVRSQRILKQLKAEGTELLLLSATLSSEIQKLLKLSYQEKSTPLAQLLNQQQPKIWASKQALMSKALKRLNTRQLEQLIIQCAELEIIVKVENSADDWQKLTLIASAFYA, from the coding sequence ATGCGCATCTACCCAGAGCAACTTAAACAACATATTAAGCAACAACTACCTCGTTGTATTCTTCTTTTTGGCGATGAGCCTTTGCTGACGCTAGAAGCAGAAGACCTGATCAAACAGGTTGCGAAATCTCAAGGCTATCTGGAAACATTTAGCTTTAGCCTTGATGGAAATTTTGATAAAGATAGCATCTATTCTCACCTACAAAGCTTATCGCTATTTTCTGAAAAAAAGATATTGTCGCTAACGCTCTCTAAAACCAGCAAAGAAAGCACTGCTTTTTTACGCGAGATTGCGCCACTTTTAAACGATGATATTTTATTACTTTTACAAGGCCCTAAGCTTAATAATCAACAGCTAAACGGAGCTTGGTTTAAGGGATTAGAACAACAGGGGGTATTTGTAGTCACTAACGCCCCCTTACCGCAGCATTTCCCACAATGGATTTATCAACGCTTAAAGTCACTCGCGCTAAACGCGAACAAAGAAGTCATCGATTTTCTTTGCGTGCACTTTGAAGGTAATCTTTTAGCGGCTAAACAAGAGTTTGAAAAACTCGCATTGTTATATCCAAAGCAAACCCTCAACCTGCATCAAGTTGAGCAATCAATCACCACTCATAATCACTTCTCGATTTTTCAATGGCTAGACAGCTTATTGGAAGGTGATAAAGTACGCAGCCAACGCATTTTAAAGCAACTGAAAGCAGAAGGTACAGAGCTGTTACTGCTTAGCGCAACCCTAAGCAGTGAGATACAAAAACTCCTCAAATTAAGCTATCAAGAAAAAAGCACCCCACTCGCGCAGTTACTTAATCAACAGCAGCCGAAAATTTGGGCAAGCAAGCAAGCTCTAATGAGTAAAGCGTTGAAGCGCTTAAATACGCGACAATTAGAGCAACTTATCATTCAGTGTGCAGAGTTAGAGATCATAGTAAAAGTTGAAAATAGCGCAGATGATTGGCAAAAGCTGACATTAATAGCAAGTGCATTTTATGCATAA
- a CDS encoding FKBP-type peptidyl-prolyl cis-trans isomerase gives MSELQLNTQELQASYGIGLQMGEQLRAQPFEGLDISAVAAGIADAFAGAESKVSQEELQAAFQTISARMQEAAAEQAKILGAAGAEFLAENAKKEGVQVTDSGLQYEVITMGEGEKPTAESTVSVHYHGSLIDGTVFDSSVERGQPAEFPVGGVIAGWTEALQLMPVGSKFKLAIPSELAYGERGAGAAIGPHSTLVFEVELLAIK, from the coding sequence ATGTCTGAACTACAATTAAACACTCAAGAACTACAAGCAAGCTACGGTATTGGTCTACAAATGGGCGAGCAACTTCGCGCACAACCATTTGAAGGCTTAGATATCTCTGCTGTTGCTGCGGGTATTGCTGATGCATTTGCTGGCGCAGAAAGTAAAGTTTCTCAAGAAGAGCTTCAAGCTGCATTTCAAACTATTTCTGCACGTATGCAAGAAGCCGCTGCAGAGCAAGCTAAAATTTTAGGTGCTGCTGGCGCTGAATTCTTAGCTGAAAATGCCAAGAAAGAGGGCGTTCAGGTAACTGATTCTGGTCTTCAATACGAAGTAATTACGATGGGTGAAGGCGAAAAACCAACTGCAGAATCTACAGTAAGCGTTCATTACCACGGTTCTCTAATCGATGGCACTGTATTTGATAGTTCAGTTGAACGTGGTCAACCTGCAGAGTTCCCTGTAGGCGGTGTTATCGCTGGTTGGACTGAAGCATTACAATTAATGCCTGTTGGTTCGAAATTCAAATTAGCAATTCCATCTGAACTTGCATACGGTGAACGTGGTGCTGGTGCAGCTATTGGCCCACATTCAACACTAGTATTTGAAGTTGAGCTATTAGCAATCAAATAA
- a CDS encoding bifunctional adenosylcobinamide kinase/adenosylcobinamide-phosphate guanylyltransferase, with the protein MKHLVIGGVRSGKSAVAENLLTQWREDSDQEHAIYIATSLALGEETKCRIARHQLHRDRNIITCELDYQSKTLAHFLQHYGSSKQPILIECLSTWVGWYLSQDKPLKRCVAEYEQIKQQFIQQLQTLQAPIIIVTGEVGCGLIGETKLMRVYADKLGELNQQVASLANHVTVVTAGIAQQIKTIKTIKT; encoded by the coding sequence ATGAAACATTTAGTGATTGGTGGTGTACGAAGTGGTAAAAGTGCGGTAGCTGAAAACTTGTTAACGCAATGGCGAGAAGACTCTGATCAAGAACATGCTATCTATATCGCCACCAGTCTTGCGCTTGGCGAAGAAACCAAATGCCGTATAGCTAGGCATCAACTGCATCGCGATCGAAACATCATTACTTGTGAACTTGATTATCAATCTAAAACATTAGCGCATTTTTTACAGCACTATGGTTCGTCTAAACAGCCTATATTAATTGAATGTTTATCAACTTGGGTAGGCTGGTATCTTTCTCAAGATAAGCCTTTAAAGCGCTGTGTAGCCGAGTATGAACAGATTAAACAACAGTTTATTCAACAACTCCAAACATTGCAGGCTCCTATCATTATTGTCACAGGAGAGGTAGGATGTGGGCTGATTGGTGAAACTAAGTTGATGCGTGTTTATGCTGATAAGTTAGGAGAGCTTAACCAACAGGTCGCTAGCTTGGCTAATCATGTGACGGTGGTGACAGCTGGTATTGCTCAGCAAATAAAAACAATAAAAACAATAAAAACGTAA